From Nocardioides faecalis:
GGCCACCGAGGAGCTCGGCTTCCCGGTCGTCATCCGCCCCTCCTTCACCATGGGCGGCCTCGGCTCGGGCATCGCCTTCGACGCAGAGGACCTGCACCGCATCGCCGGCGCCGGGCTCTCCGCCTCGCCGACCACCGAGGTGCTGATCGAGGAGTCGATCCTGGGCTGGAAGGAGTACGAGCTGGAGGTGATGCGCGACCGCAACGACAACGTCGTCATCATCTGCTCCATCGAGAACTTCGACCCGGTCGGCGTGCACACCGGCGACTCGATCACCGTCGCCCCGGCGATGACGCTGACCGACCGCGAGTACCAGCACCTGCGCGACCTCGCCATCGGCGTGATCCGCGAGGTCGGCGTCGACACCGGCGGCTGCAACATCCAGTACGCCGTGAACCCGGCCGACGGCCGCGTCATCGTGATCGAGATGAACCCGCGGGTCTCGCGCTCCTCGGCGCTGGCCTCGAAGGCCACCGGCTACCCGATCGCCAAGATCGCCGCGAAGGTCGCCATCGGCTACACCCTGGACGAGATCGAGAACGACATCACCGCCGGCCCGCAGGGCTCCACCGCCGCCTCGTTCGAGCCCACGCTCGACTACGTCGTGGTCAAGGTGCCCCGGTTCGCGTTCGAGAAGTTCCCGACCGCCGACTCCACCCTGACCACCCACATGAAGTCCGTGGGCGAGGCGATGGCGATCGGCCGCAACTTCTCCGAGGCGCTGAACAAGGCGCTGCGCTCGATGGAGTCGAAGGGATCGGCGTTCACCTGGGCCGGCGAGCCCGGCGACAAGGACGCGCTGCTCGCCGACGTGCAGCGTCCGCACGACGGCCGGATCCAGAAGCTGATGCTGGCGATCCGCGCCGGAGCCACGCCCGAGGAGATCTTCGAGGCCACCAAGATCGACCCCTGGTACGTCGACCAGCTGTTCCTGATCGACGAGGTCGCCCAGGCCGTGGCCGCCGCGCCGGAGCTGGACGCCGCCACGCTGCGCCACGCCAAGCGCCACGGGCTCTCCGACGCCCAGGTCGCCGGCATCCGCGGCCTCGCGGAGGCCGACGTCCGGGCCCGCCGCCACGAGCTCGGCGTGCGCCCGGTCTACAAGACCGTCGACACCTGCGCCGCGGAGTTCGCGGCCAAGACGCCGTACTACTACTCCTCCTACGACGAGGAGACCGAGGTCGTGCCGCGGGAGCGGGAGGCGGTGATCATCCTCGGCTCGGGCCCGAACCGGATCGGCCAGGGCATCGAGTTCGACTACTCGTGCGTGCACGCCTCGCTCGCGCTGGCCGAGGCCGGCTACGAGACGATCATGGTCAACTGCAACCCCGAGACCGTCTCCACCGACTACGACACCTCCGACCGGCTCTACTTCGAGCCGCTCACCCTGGAGGACGTGCTCGAGATCTACGAGGCGGAGAAGGCGGCCGGCCCGATCGCCGGCGTCATCGCCACCCTCGGCGGCCAGACGCCGCTCGGCCTGGCCCAGGGCCTGCAGGACGCCGGCGTGCCGATCGCCGGCACCAGCCCCGCCGCGATCGACCTCGCCGAGGAGCGCGGCGCGTTCGGCCGGGTGCTCGCCGAGGCCGGCCTGGTCGCGCCGATGCACGGCACCGCGGTCTCCTTCGAGGACGCCCAGACGATCGCGCACTCCATCGGCTACCCGGTGCTGGTGCGCCCGTCGTACGTCCTGGGTGGGCGCGGCATGCAGATCGTCTACAGCGACGACGCGCTGAAGACCTACATCGAGTCCGCGACCGAGATCAGCCCGGACCGCCCGGTCCTGGTCGACCGGTTCATCGACGACGCCGTCGAGATCGACGTCGACGCCCTGTACGACGGCAACGAGCTGTTCCTCGGCGGCGTGATGGAGCACATCGAGGAGGCCGGCATCCACTCCGGCGACTCCTCGTGCGCGCTGCCGCCGATCACGCTCGGCGCCGCCGAGATCACCCGCATCCGCACCGCCACCGAGGCGATCGCCAAGGGCGTGGGCGTGTGCGGGCTGATCAACATCCAGTTCGCGCTCGGCTCCGACGTGCTCTACGTCCTCGAGGCCAACCCGCGCGCCTCGCGGACCGTGCCGTTCGTGTCGAAGGCGACCGGCACCCAGCTGGCGAAGGCGGCGGCCCGGGTGATGCTCGGCGAGACGATCGCCGACCTGCGCGCCGAGGGGGCGCTGCCGGCCACCGGCGACGGCGGCACGCTGCCCGCCGACTCGCCGATCGCGGTCAAGGAGGCAGTGCTGCCGTTCAACCGGTTCCGCACCAAGGAGGGTCAGTTCGTCGACACCATCCTGGGCCCGGAGATGAAGTCGACCGGTGAGGTGATGGGCTTCGACGCCGACTTCGGCACCGCGTTCAGCAAGTCCCAGGCAGCCGCCTACGGCTCGCTGCCCACCGAGGGCAAGGTGTTCATCTCGATCGCCAACCGCGACAAGCGGGCGATGATCTTCCCGGCGCGGGTGCTGGTCGACTACGGCTTCGAGCTGCTCGCCACCCAGGGCACCGCCGAGGTGCTGCGGCGCAACGGCATCAGCGCCACCGTGGTGCGCAAGCACTCCCAGGGCCCCGGCCCGGCGGGGGAGAAGACCACGGTGCAGCTGATCCACGACGGTGACGTCGACCTGATCGTGAACACCCCGCAGGGTGGCACGGCCGGCGCCGACTCGCGCGTGGACGGCTACGAGATCCGCTCCGCCGCGGTGCTCACCGGAACGCCGTGCATCACCACGGTCCAAGGGCTGGCCGCCGCGGTGCAGGGCATCGCAGCGATCCGCTCCGGGACGATCGGGGTGCGCTCCCTGCAGGAGTGGCACGCCGGGAACGCCGGCTGATGGGACGCGTCTACGACCGCGTCTTCGACGGGGTCCTGGTCCGGATGGACGCGGAGGAGGCGCACCACCGCGCCTTCTCCGCGCTCCGGGCCGCCGGTCCGCTCCTGACCCGGGTGCCGCCCCCGGCCACGGACCCGGTGACGGCGATGGGGCTGCGCTTCCCCAACCGTCTCGGCCTGGCCCCCGGCTTCGACAAGACCGCCCAGGTCTACGACCGGATGGGCGCGTTCGGCTTCGGCCACGTCGAGATCGGCACGGTCACCGCCCTGGCCCAGCCCGGCAACCCCCTGCCGCGGCTGTTCCGGCTGCCGCAGGACCGTGCGATCGTCAACCGGATGGGCTTCAACAACGACGGCGCGGTCGCCGTGGCCGCCCGGCTGGCCCAGCGCCGCCGCGACGGCCGCGGACCCGTGCTGGGGGTCAACATCGGCAAGTCCAAGGTGGTTCCGGACGACGACCAGGCGGGCGTCGAGGCCGACTACGAGACCTCCACCCGGCTGCTCGCCCCGCACGCCGACTACCTGGTGGTCAACGTCAGCTCGCCCAACACGCCCGGGCTGCGCAACCTGCAGGCGGTGGAGAAGCTCGCCCCGCTGCTCGAGCACGTGCGCCGGGTGGCCGACGCCGCCACCGCGCAACGACGCGGCACGCCGGTGCCGCTGCTGGTCAAGATCGCCCCCGACCTCTCCGACGACGACGTGCTGGCCGTGGCCGACATGGCGCTGGCCCTCGGGCTGTCCGGGATCATCGCCACCAACACCACCATCGCCCGCGAGAACCTGCGCACGGACGCCGCCACCGTCGAGGCGTGCGGTGCCGGCGGCCTCTCCGGCGCCCCGTTGCGCGAGCGCGCGACCGAGGTCGTCTCGCTGCTGCGCGGGCGGGTGGGCGACCGACTCACCCTGATCGGGGTCGGCGGCATCGGGAGCGCGGAGGACGCCCGCCAGCGGATCGCCGCCGGCGCCGACCTGGTGCAGGCCTACAGTGCCCTGATCTACGGCGGGCCGTCCTGGCCCCGCCAGGTCCTGAAGGGACTGCGATGACCACGACCCAGCCAGCTCCTTTCGGTGCCCGGCTGCACGCGCTCGCCGCGGAGCGCGGACCGTTCTGCGTGGGCATCGACCCGCACGCCGTGCTGCTGCGCGCCTGGGGGTACGACGACGACGTGGCCGGCCTCGAGCAGTTCGCGCTGCGCGCGGTGGAGGCCGTGGCGCCGTACGTCAGCACGGTGAAGCCGCAGTCGGCGTTCTACGAGCGCTTCGGCAGCCGCGGCGTCGCGGTGCTGGAGCGGGTGATCGCGGCGGCCCGGGCCGCGGGCGCGCTGGTGCTTCTCGACGTCAAGCGCGGCGACATCGGCTCCACCTCGCAGGCCTACGCCGACGCCTACCTGGACCCGTCCTCGCCGCTGGCCTCCGATGCGGTCACGCTCAGCCCCTACCTCGGCTTCGGCTCGCTGACGCCGTTCGTCGAGTCCGCCCGCACCCACGGCGCCGGGCTGTTCGTGCTGGCCGCGACGTCCAACCCGGAGGGCCCGGAGGTGCAGAGCGCCCGGACCGGCGCCGCGTTCGGCGGCCGCGGGGTCGCGGCCACCGTGCTGGCGCACCTGCGCGCGCTCAACGGCGACGCCGAGCCGCTCGGCTCCTTCGGCGCGGTCGTGGGCGCCACGCTCGGCGACCGGGGCGGCCTGGCCGCCCTCGGCCTGGAGCCCGCGGACCTGGCCTTCAACGGTCCCGTGCTGGCGCCGGGCTACGGCGAGCAGGGCGGCACCACCGCGGACCTGCGCCGCCTCTTCGGGGCCAGCGACGGCCACGTGATCGCCACGTCCTCCCGCGGTGTGCTCCGGCTGGGCCCGGACCCCGTCGCGCTGCGCGACGCCGTGC
This genomic window contains:
- a CDS encoding quinone-dependent dihydroorotate dehydrogenase: MARRERRLMGRVYDRVFDGVLVRMDAEEAHHRAFSALRAAGPLLTRVPPPATDPVTAMGLRFPNRLGLAPGFDKTAQVYDRMGAFGFGHVEIGTVTALAQPGNPLPRLFRLPQDRAIVNRMGFNNDGAVAVAARLAQRRRDGRGPVLGVNIGKSKVVPDDDQAGVEADYETSTRLLAPHADYLVVNVSSPNTPGLRNLQAVEKLAPLLEHVRRVADAATAQRRGTPVPLLVKIAPDLSDDDVLAVADMALALGLSGIIATNTTIARENLRTDAATVEACGAGGLSGAPLRERATEVVSLLRGRVGDRLTLIGVGGIGSAEDARQRIAAGADLVQAYSALIYGGPSWPRQVLKGLR
- the carB gene encoding carbamoyl-phosphate synthase large subunit, whose amino-acid sequence is MPKRDDIKSILVIGSGPIVIGQACEFDYSGTQACRVLKEEGIRVILVNSNPATIMTDPEFADATYVEPITPEFVEKVIAKERPDAILPTLGGQTALNTATALHENGVLEKYGVEMIGASFEAIHRGENRELFNDIVRKVGGEVCRSFICHSMDEVEKATEELGFPVVIRPSFTMGGLGSGIAFDAEDLHRIAGAGLSASPTTEVLIEESILGWKEYELEVMRDRNDNVVIICSIENFDPVGVHTGDSITVAPAMTLTDREYQHLRDLAIGVIREVGVDTGGCNIQYAVNPADGRVIVIEMNPRVSRSSALASKATGYPIAKIAAKVAIGYTLDEIENDITAGPQGSTAASFEPTLDYVVVKVPRFAFEKFPTADSTLTTHMKSVGEAMAIGRNFSEALNKALRSMESKGSAFTWAGEPGDKDALLADVQRPHDGRIQKLMLAIRAGATPEEIFEATKIDPWYVDQLFLIDEVAQAVAAAPELDAATLRHAKRHGLSDAQVAGIRGLAEADVRARRHELGVRPVYKTVDTCAAEFAAKTPYYYSSYDEETEVVPREREAVIILGSGPNRIGQGIEFDYSCVHASLALAEAGYETIMVNCNPETVSTDYDTSDRLYFEPLTLEDVLEIYEAEKAAGPIAGVIATLGGQTPLGLAQGLQDAGVPIAGTSPAAIDLAEERGAFGRVLAEAGLVAPMHGTAVSFEDAQTIAHSIGYPVLVRPSYVLGGRGMQIVYSDDALKTYIESATEISPDRPVLVDRFIDDAVEIDVDALYDGNELFLGGVMEHIEEAGIHSGDSSCALPPITLGAAEITRIRTATEAIAKGVGVCGLINIQFALGSDVLYVLEANPRASRTVPFVSKATGTQLAKAAARVMLGETIADLRAEGALPATGDGGTLPADSPIAVKEAVLPFNRFRTKEGQFVDTILGPEMKSTGEVMGFDADFGTAFSKSQAAAYGSLPTEGKVFISIANRDKRAMIFPARVLVDYGFELLATQGTAEVLRRNGISATVVRKHSQGPGPAGEKTTVQLIHDGDVDLIVNTPQGGTAGADSRVDGYEIRSAAVLTGTPCITTVQGLAAAVQGIAAIRSGTIGVRSLQEWHAGNAG
- the pyrF gene encoding orotidine-5'-phosphate decarboxylase → MTTTQPAPFGARLHALAAERGPFCVGIDPHAVLLRAWGYDDDVAGLEQFALRAVEAVAPYVSTVKPQSAFYERFGSRGVAVLERVIAAARAAGALVLLDVKRGDIGSTSQAYADAYLDPSSPLASDAVTLSPYLGFGSLTPFVESARTHGAGLFVLAATSNPEGPEVQSARTGAAFGGRGVAATVLAHLRALNGDAEPLGSFGAVVGATLGDRGGLAALGLEPADLAFNGPVLAPGYGEQGGTTADLRRLFGASDGHVIATSSRGVLRLGPDPVALRDAVLRANEELRG